In Balearica regulorum gibbericeps isolate bBalReg1 chromosome 2, bBalReg1.pri, whole genome shotgun sequence, one DNA window encodes the following:
- the ACBD7 gene encoding acyl-CoA-binding domain-containing protein 7 → MTLQADFDGAAEDVKKLKTRPTDEELKELYGFYKQATVGDINIECPGMLDLKGKAKWEAWNLKKGLSKEDAMNAYISKAKAMVEKYGI, encoded by the exons ATGACTCTCCAG gCTGACTTTGATGGTGCTGCAGAAGAtgtcaaaaaattaaaaacaagaccAACTGATGAAGAACTGAAGGAACTCTATGGATTCTACAAACAGGCTACTGTTGGAGATATTAATATTG AATGTCCAGGAATGCTAGATTTGAAAGGCAAAGCCAAATGGGAGGCATGGAACCTGAAAAAAG GTTTATCAAAGGAGGATGCCATGAATGCCTATATCtctaaagcaaaagcaatggTAGAAAAATATGGGATCTAG
- the RPP38 gene encoding ribonuclease P protein subunit p38 codes for MAVVQRGTATLRKAKKITVKTCLDNPFVFQWKTIDGEDMHFILQTLEERIKHIGLKKIETPRKKKRSLTKKQMERKRDASTNELPKEEETEGHRQKLGWTDISIRRQLAIGVNEVTKALERNELLLLLVCKSAKPAMITSHLIQLSASRATPAGQVPRLSETLAPLLGLTSILALGFKKQSDKFTEAIEAIVPKIPALEVPWFQYRSEELVAYAHTDTSENQEPEQLVDVLSNELTSQKRKRAESNQLDLSNVVLQPLKIKKLVPNPNKIKKPPRKKKKAFSA; via the coding sequence ATGGCTGTAGTTCAGCGAGGGACGGCAACACTTCGTAAAGCGAAGAAAATCACTGTAAAAACATGTCTAGATAAcccctttgtttttcagtggaaaaccaTAGATGGAGAAGACATGCATTTTATACTACAGACTTTAGAAGAGAGGATTAAACATATTGGACTTAAAAAGATTGAGactccaagaaagaaaaaacgTTCCCttacaaaaaaacaaatggaaagaaagcGTGATGCTAGCACCAATGAACTCCCtaaagaagaggaaacagaaggcCATCGACAAAAATTAGGATGGACTGATATAAGTATCAGAAGGCAGCTTGCTATTGGAGTTAACGAAGTTACAAAAGCATTGGAGAGAAACGAACTACTTCTCTTGCTGGTGTGCAAGTCTGCAAAACCTGCCATGATCACGTCACACCTTATTCAGCTGAGTGCAAGTCGAGCCACACCAGCAGGCCAGGTTCCCCGTCTCAGTGAAACACTTGCACCACTTCTTGGCCTAACATCCATTTTAGCACTAGGCTTTAAAAAGCAGTCTGATAAATTTACTGAAGCAATAGAAGCAATAGTTCCAAAGATACCAGCTTTGGAAGTGCCATGGTTTCAGTACAGAAGTGAGGAATTGGTGGCTTATGCACATACAGATACTTCAGAAAATCAGGAACCTGAGCAGCTTGTAGATGTGCTGAGCAATGAGCTCACAAGCCAGAAGCGAAAGCGTGCAGAAAGCAATCAGCTCGACCTTTCAAATGTAGTTTTACAGCCTTTGAAAATCAAGAAACTTGTTCCAAACCCAAATAAGATAAAGAAACCACCTcgcaaaaagaaaaaagctttttcagccTAA
- the OLAH gene encoding S-acyl fatty acid synthase thioesterase, medium chain — MPYIRSGLKSPFLKRVTSAIGRIPALRSGSTLGLSFPGTGDLPDYSGMEKLVACPYKRPNALCRLICFPWAGGGTSQFAQWGKLFSSSIEVSSIRLPGRESRVKEPFAKDVPTIVNEITSVLLKEFQEKPFAFFGHSFGSYISFAVALHLKEQYGLEPIHLFVSGAHAPHSEAFLPIKSIPICDAADEDVLTYLQILGGTPSEFLQNEDIKKHLILTFKEDLRVLQTFSFEKADRNVPFSCDITCFNGSEDKPHDLEAWHDLTSGDISFYKLPGGHFYLLEPSNEIFLTKHITRCIENAGL, encoded by the exons CGCTGAGAAGTGGATCCACCCTTGGGCTCTCATTTCCTGGCACTGGTGATCTTCCCGACTATTCAG gaatgGAGAAGCTGGTTGCTTGTCCATACAAAAGGCCAAATGCTCTTTGTAGGCTGATTTGCTTTCCGTGGGCTGGAGGTGGAACTTCTCAATTTGCTCAATGGGGCAAACTCTTCAGCAGCTCAATTGAAG TGTCCTCCATAAGGCTTCCTGGAAGAGAATCTCGTGTTAAGGAGCCTTTTGCAAAAGACGTGCCAACCATAGTTAATGAAATTACAAGTGTTTTGTTAAAGGAATTTCAAGAAAAaccatttgcattttttggtCACAG TTTTGGATCTTATATTAGTTTTGCAGTTGCACTACACTTGAAAGAGCAGTATGGACTAGAGCCCATCCATCTTTTTGTATCAGGGGCACATGCTCCACAT TCTGAAGCATTTCTTCCCATCAAAAGCATACCCATATGTGATGCAGCAGATGAAGACGTTCTTACATATCTACAAATTTTAGGAGGAACTCCTTCTGAGTTTCTGCAAAATGAAGACATTAAGAAACATCTGATCCTTACTTTCAAAGAAGACCTTAGAGTTCTTCAGACATTTTC TTTTGAGAAGGCAGACAGGAATGTCCCCTTCTCTTGTGATATTACCTGCTTTAATGGGTCTGAAGACAAACCACATGATCTAGAAG CATGGCATGATCTAACGAGTGGCGATATTTCCTTTTACAAGCTTCCTGGAGGTCACTTTTATCTGCTGGAACCCTCTAATGAAATTTTCTTGACAAAACATATAACAAGATGTATAGAAAATGCTGGTCTTTGA